CTTTTTGTTGACGTAATTATCGATTTTAGACCGTTTTCGCACCTCTTCGAAAACTCCTTCTCGCTTCAGCTCCTCCACGATGCCCCCATTAATCGTGTGCAGAATGACATCCTCATAGTCTAAAAGGACGATTTCAATCAGCCGATTGTTGAGATATTCAGACTTTGATTTGATGTAATAAGCCTCCACGTTCTCAAAATCCAGATACCGCAGCAATCGGATAATGGATTCATCTTTTTTATTGTAGTGGTATTTGACTTTATTTTCAATCTCTCGGACTAAATCTGGGTGCTTTTCCAGGAGCTTTTTGTCCCTGGCCCGCAACGTATTATATTTAGCTATAGCATTGTGATATTGGTAATTGTATATGCCCTTTTCAAAGGAATCAATCCGCTGAAAAGGCCTTAAGTTCAGCCGGATAATGAAAAAATAATGCTCTTCAATAAATTCTTTTTTAGTCAAATCTCCTTTTTGATATTTATAAATCAGCGCCTTCCTGTTATCAAAAAACTCGTCAAAGGTCGTCTTTCGTATGCCTGCTGCCATGATTCTCTCTCCTAACACATAATCTCTAATTATATATGAAAGCGCTTGAAAATGCAAATTCCAGTAACACACTATTTCAAACTTTCATATACTAACGCATAAAGACTATCATGCCACATGAAGGAGGGAAATATATGAGTTGTTTCGGCAACAAAGTATCGCCGGACCTCTATCAGAATTGCTGCAATGCAAATACGCTCTGTGAGTTTAGCGGTAATATGGACGATGTAATAACAGAACCTCTCTATGTTCAAAAAGTATATGACGCCATACTGTTTAATCTCCAGGGAATGAAAACTGTTCAAAACCAGCGCTTCACACCTAATTTACCCCGAGGCCATAGAGTTCGAAGAGTTTTAGACATACGCTGTAAGAGGTTCTTTAACCCAGGTAACATAGACGATCCAAGAAATCTAAGTTTAAACCTGAACACCACCATTTCCGGCGCGACTTTTTTACACAACAGTCAGGGCAACCCTATTGAGGTAGTAGGACCTGACGGAACGTTCTCAGAAAAAATATTATATGCAGACACCAGCGAATGCGATGAAAATTGCATGGGAACACCTGTTTTTGGTACCCAGACCATCGAAGTTACCGGCAATGTGCAGGTATTTATCGACTTGCTGCTCTTGGACAGAAACAATAATGAGGTGGTATTTACCATCTGTGCAGATGTGAATATTGCCACCAATGCTCAACCATTAGTACTTACAAACTTTTTCGAGATCTGTATGCCTTCTACCATTGATACCGCTTTTCTTCCTCGGTTCACCGAATTCTGCAACGCCGCTTGTGAGACTAGACTAGCTACGAATAACTGCGGCAGAGACTTGACCATCGGCGCCAACGGAGAGGTATCTGCAAATCTCATCATTGCGATCTGCATTACTTGTGTAAAGCCATGTATTATAAGATTTTTTATATTCGCCAAGAAACGGCCTACATATCAGAAGTTCCAAGCAATCTGAATGACTCGCTGATTTTTCTTTCGATCTTCCTTGCCTACATAAATGATATCAATGAGCTCCAGCACAATGTTTCTATCCAGCCTTTCTATGTCTTTGTATTTTAAAATAATTTCCATAAGGTTTTCTTCTTTACTCTGCTCCCTAGACAGCCCTTCCCTCTCCCTCATTACCTTCTTCAGAGCACTTTCTGCAATCCGCCCGCTTTCCGCCAGCTGCTCGCTAATTTGTACGAATTGCTTTTCCATTAGCAGCCCCTTTACTTTGTCTAAATAGAGGGTGGTAACTGCTAGTTTGTTTTCTTCCAGCAAACGTTTCAACCGGAACTCTTCCTGCTTCATCCCCTCCAAGGTTTCTTGCCTGCCATCAGTCACCGTCAGCTGATCCTGTATGATACATTCGTCAAAATACAGCTCCGATAGCTTTTTCAATTCGTCAATTATGTACTTTTCCAAGCTTGCCATGGAGATACCAGTAGCAGGACAAGCCTCCTTATTCATCATCTTCTTCGAACAGCGAAAGGTGGTGTTAAATTCCGTTTTAGATTTCCGACCGTTAATCTGCCTGGGATAAGTAACAGCATACATGAGTTCCTTGCATTCCAAACAGCGAATTTTTCCGCTGAACATGCTGACGATACCGTCTCTCCTAGGCTTAATTCGAGATTTGCGAATACTTCGCACTCGCTCCCAGGTGTTCCGGTCTATGATAGGCGGATGCTTGCTCTCCGCAATGATCCATTCCTCTTCCGGCTGGCGAACAAGCTTTTTACTCTTATAGCTGACCTTTTTCAGTTTGCCCTGGACCATATCGCCTATGTACATCTGATTATCCAATATTCGCCCGATGGTGTCATTTCGCCAGAGGAAGGACTTGGAGGTCATACGGCTTTTGGCGCCAATTTTCATGCCTGCATCCCGCTTATATTTCAAAGGATTAGGAATGCTGCGCTGGTTTAAGCTGTTTGCGATCCGCTGTAAGCCATTTCCAGCTAAGTACATCTGATAGATAGACCGGACAACCTCTGCGGCTACTGGATCGACAATCAGCCTATTCTTGTCATCAGGGCTCTTCAGATAGCCATACAGAGGCCACGAGGCAATATACTCCCCTTTCTTCCGCTTGATGTCCAGTACATCGGAAATATTGTGAGATAAATCCTCTAGATACCAGGTATCGGTCAAGCCATGAAGCTGAGAAATTTTTTTGGATGAGCTGTTCATGTTAGCCGTATCAATATGGTCTTCTATGGTAACAAAACGGATGTTTTCCTCCATAAACACACCGTGGATGTATTTTTCAATCAGCTCAATATCCCTGGCAAAACGGGATTGAGTCTTGCATATAATTACTTGGAATTTGTGAGCATACATATCCGATATAAGCCGATTAAACTCTGGCCTGCTGCGGTCAGAGCCTTTGTAGTCATCATCGCTGTAGATTTCTACCAGCTGCCAACCTTTTTTCTCCGCATAATCCCGAATCAGGTAATGCTGATTTTTTATGCTCTCGCTGTCGTTATCCCAGCCTTGCTTGTTTACATCTTCTTTACTTAATCGACTATAGCCTACCGCTATTATTGTCATTCCCAGCCTCCCCTCCGTTTAATTGTTCACGGAGCTGCCGGTTGGAATGATTCTAAGGTTTTTTTCACTGCGAGCGATGGTTTTAGTCATGGTGTCCAAAAATAAGCTCTTACGTTGTTCTTCTGGGTTTTTAAATATATTTACTACCATAACTTCTACAGGCTTACCCTTTTTACTTGACATGGCATACTCTCCCTTCTATTTAATAACATTGATACACTATATTATTTTAGCCGCTACTTTATGCGGATAGGGGTTCATCGCAGCGGTCCCCATATGCGCCTTCTGGCACGAATAACAACACACTGGTACGCAGTTACTTTCATTCTGGTTCTAGTCACCTTTCCATATTTGCCCCTGAACTAGAAACAATCTTAATCATTCTGTGCCCTAATTGACTATATCCTGCAGAATCAGCATAATAGCATACCCTCGAACATTCAGAAAACTTTCTTTTTTCTAGCAACTTTGATTGAATATCACCTAAAATTAACGAAAGCTAAAAATTACGTGTAATAATTTCTTGTTTATGCTAAAATTAAATTAATTGGTTGAGATGAGGCGCAATAAGATGAAGATAAAATAGTTACGAGAAGCAAAACATATTTCTTCAATGAAATTAGCTAAGATGGTTGAAATATTAAGGAATAAATGCTGTGTTCTTCGGAAAGTTGTAATTCAATATGAAGTTATTTTTTTATAGTAATAGTAAAGGATAATATAAGATTATATATTATTGGAGGGAATGTGAGTAATCAACTTGAACATAAATTTGCAATTAAATCTGTCTCTAGAGCCTCAGATACTGATTACTTAAAGGCTTTAAAAATATATGTTGAAACGACGCCTTTTGAAATCAGAACAAAAAGTAACGAAATTTCCTATTGGTTGGAAAATTCAACTGGTAGAACTGATTTTCAGGTATATGCTTTTGTTTTATATCTGAATGGTGAAGTTATTGGCTTTTCAATGACAACCTATATCAACAGAACAAAAATTGTTATTGACGAATATCTTGCAGTTCTAGAGAACTATAGAAATCAAACGATTTTTCTAGTATATGAAAGCTTAATTGAAAGTTTCTACAGTGAGAATGGCATTGAAATTTCATATTATATTACAGAAATAAGTAACAAAGGATCCGGAACTGAAATAGACAGAGAAAGTCAGATTGCACTGAAGATATTATGTCTGAAAGAATACGGGAAAATTGAAGCCTTATATTATGCATTGCCACTAGGGATTGATAACCATGAAAGCAATTTTCAAGCATACTTATATATAAAAGAGGGTACGGGGCAATCCAAAAGCCTTAATAAAGATACCTACCTCAATATTATTTATTCTATGTATTATGATTACTGGTATAATTGGTATACTCCTTTTCTGGAGTCAGCACAATTTGAAGAATACAAAATTACTATTGATAAGTGCTGGACATCAATCAAAGAGAGTTTTCTTAATGAAATATCACCACTACCAATAGTTTATAGCAATTGTTCTCAAATCGATAATGGTGCTCAAGTTTCTATGAAGCCAATTCCAATAAAAAGGCAAAAGAAAAGTCGTATTTGGTGGATGGTTGTTCCAACTATAATAATCATGCCAATAGTACTTCTATTTTTGTATAGTAAAGCTTTAGATATTTTGGATATATCTTTAACAACTACAAACAATAATTTATTAGGAACTCTAATAACTGCAACGATCCCAGCACTTATCACTTTTATTATTGCAAAAAAAAGTGATAGCTAAGATTTCTTTAAGCAATGCAATATAACATTATTTCCATGTTGATTTAAAAGTGGTATTTCTTTTATGATTTTATCAATAAAGTTCAATGAAACTGCCATTTTATCTACAAAAACTTTGGATAGCAAGCCATCTATAATATGAAATGTTTGCTTGTCAATGATTTGAAAATCATAAGATTTTAAGATACTATAAATGTATTTATGTGAATATAACCATTGGGTGTGTTTTTCTTCAATATACTCAGTGGTTATAATACTCGCTTCTTTTTTATACACTTGTTGTCCTAAATATTCAAACCCCCAGCTACTTTCAAATTCTATGATAAGATTACCGTTGTCTTTCAAAACCCTATATAGTTCAGATATAGCTGCTACAGCATCACAATAGTTTAATACACTTCCAACACAAATAATATTATCAAAGCTGTTGTTCTCGAAAGGTAGATTTTCAATACTGGCTACAACTGAATTTTCTAACCCCTGAATTTTCTTGTCTGCAATATCAACATGGAACATCTGCCTACAAGCTATGCCGTAGCTATTTCCAGCTGAACCAGCGTTAAGAATAACCGTGTTTTTAAGAACATCCCTTTTTGATTTTAAGTAGTGAGAGATAGCTTTATTTGAATATTGATGCCAAGCATCATTCTCATCCCAAATCTTATCTATGTTATTATAGAAATCTTTTATTTGATTCTGATTAATATTATGCATCTCATTCCTCTTCTCTCAAAATATCTAAAGGATAATCTTATATTATCCTTTATTCATGAGACAAAAAGGCACTCTTCCCCTTATCAAAAGGTAATTTTATTTCTGGGGTGCTTGGTTGTGAGTATCTCCCGCTGTTTGCTCAATGCCACATGAGTATAAATTTGCGTTGTCAAGATGGAACTATGCCCCAAAATTTGCTGGATGTAACGAATATCCACATCTTCTTCTAGAAGCATCGTGGCAAAAGTGTGCCTGAACATGTGTGGTGTGACTTTCTCGGCAATTCCTGCTTGCTCTGCATACCTTTTTATCATAAAGCGTATCGACTGCTCTGATAGCCGTTTTCCTATTCGATTGACAAAGAGATACTGACTGTTCTTTAAATCGGTCGAAAAAGCCTTGCAATAAGCAGATAACGCCTTTAAAACTTGCACATTAGTAATTTGTATCATCCGTTCTTTTGATCCCTTTCCCTGTATAAGAATTTTACCCTGGTTTAAGTCAAAATCGGCCAACGTAATAAAACTCAGCTCTGATACACGTATTCCAGTGGCAAAGAGCAGTTCCAGCACAGCTATATCCCGTATTCTTGACTTATTAGAAGGCGTCCCTACTGCCTCTAATTCTTGCTCATGATAGGCACTGTAAAACAGTTTTTGCAAATTCTCTACAGAAATAGTTTTAGGAAGCAATGATGGTTCCCTAAATTTAACTTTTATTTTTGAAAAAGGATTTTCTTGGATAACTTCCTCATACTCCAGGTAAGCAAAAAAAGCTTTTAATGCGGCTATTTTCCGCTTGGTGGTCTTGGGTTTAAAACGCTTATGTAAACCTGTTATAAAATTTGATAAATATACCCTATTTATGACTTGTCCAGTATCTTCTGCATATATTTGAAATTGATTTAAATCAATACGATATGCTTTTATGGTTTTGTCGCTAAGTTTTTTTTGGTACTGGCAATATTCCAAATAAGTAATGATAGCCTTTTCTAAATCAAACATGTCTTTATCCTCCTGATGTTAAAGTAACAAACTTATTATGGAGGATAACTGCTTATTTGTCTAAGTTTACTAAATTCTTAGGAAAACAAAAACCCCCTAACAACATCGCTAAGGGGTTTTTAATTTGACATGTTTATTCTATTTCTTATTTGCAAGTCTAGGCCTCTAGCCTTTAATTCTTCAAATAAATTTACATACACCCAGTGATTTCAAATTAGTATTTGTGATAAGACACAGTATTAGCTGCATTTCAACTGCTCGGCACGTGCAAGCGCATCATCTGTATGGGGCAGGAAGTTATTTAATCCTATTAACTGATCAAATCCAGCTTTTTTCATAACAGACATGGGCTGATTTTGCACATGGGCAAATAGCAGTGTTATGCCCTGCTTTTTACAGGTTTTATGGATTTTTTGGATGGAACGAAGAGCCGTTACATCCATAGAGGGGACACTTCTCATCCTTATAATCAAAACGTTCTTTTTTACTTTTCCTTCAACTGTAATATCTATAAATTTGTGGGCCGCAGCAAAGAACATCGGTCCGCTAATTTCGTATACCATAGCATTTTGGGGCACTTTTTTATACTTAATATTCTCAATGTCATTTATATAATCTTCATCTGTTAAATCTTCAACATACTTCCAGCCATTTACTTCCGTTACTTCTGACATACGTTTCATAAAAAGAAAAGAGGATAGCACAACCCCAACTTCAATGGCAATTACCAGATCAAAGAATACCGTCAGAAGAAAAGTGGCCACTAAGACAATAATATCACTTTTAGGTGAAGTTTTTAGCAATTCAACAAATTGTCTCCATCCGCTCATATTATAAGCCACCATCATTAGCACTGCTGCCAGCACAGACAAAGGTATTAATGCTGCCAGAGGCATTAATACCAGCAAAATTAATAATAGTGTAATGGCGTGAATTATTCCAGCAATTGGCGTACGTCCACCATTTTTTACGTTAGCCGCAGTTCTAGCAATCGCACCAGTCGCCGGAATCCCACCAAAAAGTCCAGAAAAGACATTTCCGATACCTTGACCAATTAATTCCATATTGGAGCGGTGTTTACCGCCTATCATACCATCTGATACGACGCAAGATAATAAAGATTCTATTCCGGCAAGAATGGCAATGGTAAAGGCTGGCTGAATTAATTGCAATATAGTTTTAAAGTCTGCTTCGGGTATGTGAAATGAAGGTAAACTGGCAGAGATTTCTCCATAAACACTACCAATCGTATCAATTTGCAAATTTAAACTTTTAACAAGCAATACGGAAACAATGATAGCTATTAAAGAACCGGGAATCTTATCTGTAATCTTAGGCCAGAAAATTAATATCCCTAAAGATATAGCACCTATTAGCAATGCTGATAAATCAATTGTATGTAAGCTCTCTGAATATATTTTTATTTTTTCAATAAATCCGGAGGGAACAGCACCCATATCAAGTCCCAAAAATTCTTTTATCTGACCAGCAACTATACCTACTGCTATGCCACCTGTGAATCCTGTAGTTATAGTATACGGAATAAATTTAATTAAACTTCCAAATCGTAAAAATCCCATGGCGATTAAAATAATTCCTGCCATTATGGTTGCAATTACAAGTCCATCAAACCCATGCGTCTGAATTATCCCATATACTATAACTACAAATGCAGCAGTTGGTCCACCAATTTGAACTCGGCTACCTCCAAAAAATGATACTAAAAACCCAGCGATAATTGCCGTATAGAGTCCCCTTTCCGGACTAACTCCTGATGCAATAGCAAGTGCAATCGAAAGTGGTAATGCTATAATTGCAACGATAATACCCGCAGTTACATCTTTTATAAATTGTTGCCCATTATAACTTTCCATGACCGAAAAAAGTTTCGGTTTTAATTTTTCCATTATATTTCTCCCTAATAATTTCTGTTATTTTTTCAAAAAATTGTTTTTTCCTTTCTTTATTAAATGCTTTAGCACAGTTAGTGAACTGATTATATTTTTACTACACATGTCAGCACACTTTTTGCATGAAGCACTACAAGAATAATAACGATTCAGACAACCTAAAATCTTATACAAAACAGAAACCTCAGAGGTGTAACCGACTGAGGTTTGCGTTAGCTATGCTCAATAATAAATTTAATAAGTTTCTGCTTCTTCTTTAATCTTTTCATTTAGCAAGTCCATTAAATGTTGAAAAATGCCGCTTTACAATATTTTGACCGAGTTCTTGCACCGTTGCGTTATCGGCAAACTCGTCATTTTGAAATTGGCTGTATTCCAAAAGCACATACCGGGGGGTATTGTTTTTCAAGATAATCGCTATGCCATTTGTGTCAACAAGTCTTGCAACCTTTGAAAAGTTTTGATTAGCTTCTGTGATGGAAACTAGGCTGTCTGTATTTATTTGCATAACTAATTCCTCCCTTCTAGGTTCTGTTTATTAATATCATATGCCGATTATAGGATAAATACAACCTATTTTATTCAATAAACAGATAAAAGGCATCCTTCGGCGGTAGGATATTAATGTAGATAGTAACAATAAGTTCCTCATTCTATCCCATTAGGATTTCACGAACAGCGTCGATTAGTGCATAATATAAAAAACAGTCTTTGGTTCTTGAAGCTGGATGGGCAAAGGCTATAATAATTCTGTCGGTGACTGTATACCAGATTCCTCTGGAAGTACGTTTCCATTCTATATGGCTGTCCTCATAGATACATTCCAAAAATGGCTTTTCCGTTCCACAACAAACTACAATGTCTGCATTATAGAAAGAAAATTGCTGCTTTAAATAATTGCGGCCTGTTTGAGCTGCTAAGGCTACTATTTTATGGTCAGCGGTATAGCTACCTGATGTTTTTTTCAGATTAAGAGCACAGATTTTTTTCAGATAAGTGTTTCGTCTTTGCTCATTATTTTGCTCCAAATCCTCCCATTGGATATTCTGCTCCAAATTCAACAGCCC
The genomic region above belongs to Aminipila butyrica and contains:
- a CDS encoding SulP family inorganic anion transporter, with amino-acid sequence MEKLKPKLFSVMESYNGQQFIKDVTAGIIVAIIALPLSIALAIASGVSPERGLYTAIIAGFLVSFFGGSRVQIGGPTAAFVVIVYGIIQTHGFDGLVIATIMAGIILIAMGFLRFGSLIKFIPYTITTGFTGGIAVGIVAGQIKEFLGLDMGAVPSGFIEKIKIYSESLHTIDLSALLIGAISLGILIFWPKITDKIPGSLIAIIVSVLLVKSLNLQIDTIGSVYGEISASLPSFHIPEADFKTILQLIQPAFTIAILAGIESLLSCVVSDGMIGGKHRSNMELIGQGIGNVFSGLFGGIPATGAIARTAANVKNGGRTPIAGIIHAITLLLILLVLMPLAALIPLSVLAAVLMMVAYNMSGWRQFVELLKTSPKSDIIVLVATFLLTVFFDLVIAIEVGVVLSSFLFMKRMSEVTEVNGWKYVEDLTDEDYINDIENIKYKKVPQNAMVYEISGPMFFAAAHKFIDITVEGKVKKNVLIIRMRSVPSMDVTALRSIQKIHKTCKKQGITLLFAHVQNQPMSVMKKAGFDQLIGLNNFLPHTDDALARAEQLKCS
- a CDS encoding type II toxin-antitoxin system Phd/YefM family antitoxin; its protein translation is MQINTDSLVSITEANQNFSKVARLVDTNGIAIILKNNTPRYVLLEYSQFQNDEFADNATVQELGQNIVKRHFSTFNGLAK
- a CDS encoding GNAT family N-acetyltransferase; the protein is MSNQLEHKFAIKSVSRASDTDYLKALKIYVETTPFEIRTKSNEISYWLENSTGRTDFQVYAFVLYLNGEVIGFSMTTYINRTKIVIDEYLAVLENYRNQTIFLVYESLIESFYSENGIEISYYITEISNKGSGTEIDRESQIALKILCLKEYGKIEALYYALPLGIDNHESNFQAYLYIKEGTGQSKSLNKDTYLNIIYSMYYDYWYNWYTPFLESAQFEEYKITIDKCWTSIKESFLNEISPLPIVYSNCSQIDNGAQVSMKPIPIKRQKKSRIWWMVVPTIIIMPIVLLFLYSKALDILDISLTTTNNNLLGTLITATIPALITFIIAKKSDS
- a CDS encoding class I SAM-dependent methyltransferase is translated as MHNINQNQIKDFYNNIDKIWDENDAWHQYSNKAISHYLKSKRDVLKNTVILNAGSAGNSYGIACRQMFHVDIADKKIQGLENSVVASIENLPFENNSFDNIICVGSVLNYCDAVAAISELYRVLKDNGNLIIEFESSWGFEYLGQQVYKKEASIITTEYIEEKHTQWLYSHKYIYSILKSYDFQIIDKQTFHIIDGLLSKVFVDKMAVSLNFIDKIIKEIPLLNQHGNNVILHCLKKS
- a CDS encoding recombinase family protein, with protein sequence MTIIAVGYSRLSKEDVNKQGWDNDSESIKNQHYLIRDYAEKKGWQLVEIYSDDDYKGSDRSRPEFNRLISDMYAHKFQVIICKTQSRFARDIELIEKYIHGVFMEENIRFVTIEDHIDTANMNSSSKKISQLHGLTDTWYLEDLSHNISDVLDIKRKKGEYIASWPLYGYLKSPDDKNRLIVDPVAAEVVRSIYQMYLAGNGLQRIANSLNQRSIPNPLKYKRDAGMKIGAKSRMTSKSFLWRNDTIGRILDNQMYIGDMVQGKLKKVSYKSKKLVRQPEEEWIIAESKHPPIIDRNTWERVRSIRKSRIKPRRDGIVSMFSGKIRCLECKELMYAVTYPRQINGRKSKTEFNTTFRCSKKMMNKEACPATGISMASLEKYIIDELKKLSELYFDECIIQDQLTVTDGRQETLEGMKQEEFRLKRLLEENKLAVTTLYLDKVKGLLMEKQFVQISEQLAESGRIAESALKKVMREREGLSREQSKEENLMEIILKYKDIERLDRNIVLELIDIIYVGKEDRKKNQRVIQIAWNF
- a CDS encoding tyrosine-type recombinase/integrase, which produces MFDLEKAIITYLEYCQYQKKLSDKTIKAYRIDLNQFQIYAEDTGQVINRVYLSNFITGLHKRFKPKTTKRKIAALKAFFAYLEYEEVIQENPFSKIKVKFREPSLLPKTISVENLQKLFYSAYHEQELEAVGTPSNKSRIRDIAVLELLFATGIRVSELSFITLADFDLNQGKILIQGKGSKERMIQITNVQVLKALSAYCKAFSTDLKNSQYLFVNRIGKRLSEQSIRFMIKRYAEQAGIAEKVTPHMFRHTFATMLLEEDVDIRYIQQILGHSSILTTQIYTHVALSKQREILTTKHPRNKITF
- a CDS encoding DUF6648 family protein encodes the protein MAAGIRKTTFDEFFDNRKALIYKYQKGDLTKKEFIEEHYFFIIRLNLRPFQRIDSFEKGIYNYQYHNAIAKYNTLRARDKKLLEKHPDLVREIENKVKYHYNKKDESIIRLLRYLDFENVEAYYIKSKSEYLNNRLIEIVLLDYEDVILHTINGGIVEELKREGVFEEVRKRSKIDNYVNKKY